In Macadamia integrifolia cultivar HAES 741 chromosome 13, SCU_Mint_v3, whole genome shotgun sequence, one DNA window encodes the following:
- the LOC122059840 gene encoding putative F-box protein At4g22180, translating to MEKSSSAIVVSEPETKKITKGEMYRPWSELTYPIVEMIYGGLEFLDKCQMVSVCNSWRNVAPEFARRCLQQVVPWLLISYDAQSREAFGLLNLHDNLIHQTRIPQINMKLCLGSSQGWLFMFEDARDQPFFRTCFLLNPFTKSRIQLPSFRIAEPPNAVHKVMLSSDPRISQDWTVIGLASRGLIFYKPGFRSWSIGLPRTRNWYPCDDRDIIFLDGKVYALGMLHSLWVFDMETQKYSLKSSGVSPNYDLNRDNDTIDDGYISYLVESNGEIFLVSRFLENIRKPCTASNISLTSECFECQTASIHYVTLNFLLYKLIKNDNRRKRTKYIWARQPSLGADQVLFLSKSGSKSVSTIENPMLHGNSIYFVNDLHPGNGKPCDIGIYHFQDGQFEPLAQIESYPLEFPLVWITPSL from the coding sequence atggagaagtcATCATCAGCTATTGTTGTTTCTGAGCCTGAAACAAAGAAGATCACGAAGGGTGAAATGTATCGGCCATGGTCTGAACTCACATATCCAATTGTTGAGATGATCTATGGTGGTCTGGAATTCCTAGATAAATGCCAGATGGTATCGGTCTGTAACTCGTGGAGAAATGTTGCTCCAGAGTTCGCGAGACGCTGTCTTCAGCAGGTAGTTCCATGGCTACTCATCTCTTATGATGCACAAAGCAGGGAGGCTTTTGGTCTTCTCAACCTCCATGACAATTTGATTCACCAAACAAGGATCCCACAGATCAACATGAAACTATGCCTTGGTTCCAGTCAAGGGTGGTTGTTTATGTTTGAGGATGCAAGGGACCAACCTTTCTTCCGTACTTGCTTCCTACTCAATCCATTCACCAAATCTCGTATCCAACTTCCATCTTTCAGAATTGCTGAGCCTCCAAATGCTGTTCATAAGGTGATGTTGTCTTCTGATCCTAGGATCAGTCAAGATTGGACTGTGATTGGGTTAGCATCACGTGGGCTAATCTTCTACAAACCAGGTTTCAGGTCATGGTCCATTGGGTTACCGAGGACCAGAAATTGGTATCCTTGTGATGATAGAGACATCATATTTTTGGATGGAAAAGTTTATGCTCTTGGTATGTTACATTCACTTTGGGTTTTTGATATGGAAACTCAAAAATACAGCCTCAAGAGTTCTGGAGTTTCACCAAACTATGATCTTAATCGAGACAACGATACGATCGATGATGGGTATATTAGCTACTTGGTGGAATCAAATGGAGAAATTTTTCTGGTTTCGAGGTTCTTGGAGAATATCAGGAAGCCTTGCACTGCCTCCAATATCTCATTGACATCTGAGTGCTTTGAATGCCAAACAGCAAGTATCCACTATGTGACcttaaattttttgttgtacAAGTTGATAAAGAACGACAATAGGAGAAAGAGGACGAAGTATATCTGGGCCAGACAACCAAGCCTGGGAGCCGATCAAGTACTGTTTCTAAGCAAAAGTGGATCTAAATCAGTCTCAACTATCGAGAACCCAATGCTGCATGGTAATTCTATTTACTTTGTCAATGATCTGCATCCGGGGAATGGTAAGCCTTGTGACATAGGTATTTACCATTTCCAGGATGGTCAGTTCGAACCTCTTGCTCAGATTGAATCCTATCCTTTGGAGTTTCCTTTAGTTTGGATCACACCCTCTCTTTGA